In Dysidea avara chromosome 3, odDysAvar1.4, whole genome shotgun sequence, a single window of DNA contains:
- the LOC136249611 gene encoding serrate RNA effector molecule homolog isoform X2: MKTEREAQTMEDFKARHQAFTTLLDLGLVKEVPICVNVLKQVTKVMDSAVILMEGGNTDDLKVLDIEDKQEKPRRTSEVDKIEAEDDKQLEKYDLEATIPEEPEEKVEEDKEEKGDEEQENDQMEETDVKEDDVKDSDVKDNDVKEENDTVEEQKGEAEKKTETNENNDEMEKKNDEMEKNNDEIEKNNDEIEKNNDEMEKKNDEMEKVESPEEKMATEEEALATVAVMEEDGTPQAENDGTLPAENDEKANEDTNTTTTTETETTPAVPAAPRALHLTKSVYIRHISPMVKSSDILEVCQQFPSYLRIAVDGPDVEKGYELRGWVTFSGEANIREIISQLCSIKNSQLTCMANRDLTRRVKHMSSDAYPYHKDVVCNDIQLACQLIKHLDCKHHLFEPDSQDNPLIEEAQNALANAANNSSENKEKSEEGEQEEEEEGSVHDDSDRWPDEGDSLLQVNDCLLWYLRIVHSVDYYGGNMIMQEHRMPHRCGIITARPTKPDIISVQPKEVNTYLDSAKNKVQPHMEQTELLSDQEAADLGKKDVDSEIEKFISDNTKEISKEKYLCPLSGKKFRGPEFVRKHIFNKHASKLEQVKQEVEFFHNYLYDPKRPMPLDSELASEEHQDSNSFHVQPPPDFVPWGSPHMMMFRRGMFPQRGFDMFPFRGRMRRRGGGRGRRMVEYHDLDAPADMEF; the protein is encoded by the exons ATGAAGACTGAACGTGAAGCACAGACTATGGAAGACTTTAAGGCACGTCATCAAGCCTTCACTACCTTACTGGATCTGGGGCTGGTTAAGGAGGTGCCGATATGTGTGAACGTGTTGAAGCAGGTTACTAAGGTGATGGATTCTG CTGTGATTTTAATGGAAGGTGGGAATACTGATGACTTGAAAGTGTTAGACATAGAGGATAAACAAGAAAAGCCAA GGCGTACCAGTGAAGTCGACAAGATTGAGGCTGAG GATGACAAACAGTTAGAAAAATATGACTTGGAGGCTACAATACCCGAAGAACCTGAAGAGAAAGTTGAAGAAGATAAGGAAGAGAAAGGCGATGAAGAACAAGAAAATGATCAGATGGAAGAAACTGATGTGAAGGAGGATGATGTGAAGGACAGTGATGTGAAAGACAATGATGTGAAGGAAGAAAATGATACAGTTGAAGAGCAAAAGGGTGAAGCTGAGAAGAAAACCGAAACGAATGAGAATAATGATGAGATGGAGAAGAAAAATGATGAGATGGAGAAGAACAATGATGAGATTGAGAAGAACAATGATGAGATTGAGAAGAACAATGATGAGATGGAGAAGAAAAATGATGAGATGGAGAAGGTGGAATCTCCTGAAGAGAAGATGGCAACTGAGGAGGAAGCTCTTGCTACTGTTGCTGTTATGGAGGAGGATGGTACACCACAAGCTGAAAATGATGGTACGCTACCAGCTGAGAATGATGAGAAAGCAAATGAGGACACCAACACCACCACTACCACTGAAACTGAGACAACTCCTGCTGTACCTG ctgctCCCAGGGCACTTCACTTGACAAAATCTGTATACATTCGTCACATATCTCCTATGGTCAAATCATCTGATATCCTAGAG GTGTGCCAGCAGTTTCCTAGTTACCTTAGGATTGCAGTGGATGGACCGGACGTCGAGAAAGG CTATGAGCTTAGAGGCTGGGTCACATTTTCAGGAGAAGCAAACATTCGTGAAATTATTTCTCAGCTCTGTTCA ATAAAGAACAGTCAGTTAACATGTATGGCAAACAGGGATCTCACTAGAAGAGTTAAACATATGAGCAGTGATGCCTATCCATATCACAAGGATGTTGTTTGTAATGATATACAATTGGCTTGCCAGCTGATTAAGCATCTAGATTGTAAGCATCATCTGTTTGAGCCTGATTCCCAG GATAACCCTCTGATTGAAGAAGCCCAGAATGCCCTAGCAAATGCTGCCAACAATAGTAGTGAGAATAAAGAGAAATCAGAAGAAGGTGAACaagaagaagaggaagaagGTAGTGTGCATGACGACAGTGATCGATGGCCTGATGAAGGCGACAGCCTCTTGCAG GTTAACGATTGTCTGCTGTGGTATTTGCGTATCGTACACTCTGTGGATTATTACGGCGGTAACATGATAATGCAAGAACACAGAATGCCACACCGATGCGGTATAATTACAGCCAGGCCTACTAAACCTGATATCATTTCAGTCCAGCCAAAGGAAG TGAACACATACCTGGATAGTGCCAAGAATAAGGTCCAACCACATATGGAGCAAACAGAATTATTGTCTGACCAAGAAGCTGCTGATTTAGGAAAGAAAGATGTTGACAG TGAAATAGAGAAATTTATCAGTGACAATACTAAGGAGATCTCCAAAGAGAAGTATCTATGTCCACTTAGTGGTAAAAAGTTTAGGGGACCAGAGTTTGTTAGAAAACATATATTTAATAAGCACGCTAGTAAACTAGAGCAAGTCAAACAAGAG GTGGAATTTTTCCATAACTATTTGTATGATCCAAAACGACCCATGCCATTAGATTCAGAGCTGGCTTCTGAAGAACATCAAGATAGCAATAGTTTTCATGTACAACCTCCTCCAGACTTCGTACCATGGGGTAGCCCGCATATGATGATGTTTAGGAGAG GGATGTTTCCACAGAGAGGATTTGATATGTTTCCATTCCGAGGCAGAATGCG ACGACGTGGTGGCGGTCGTGGACGAAGGATGGTTGAATATCACGATTTAGATGCACCTGCTGATATGGAGTTTTAA
- the LOC136249618 gene encoding cytochrome b-c1 complex subunit 7-like isoform X1, with protein MAVRKVDWVQKVVESFRQTLRNASGYRKYGLRAEDTLSEEDPDVAEGIKKLPKEEYLLRLERLRRANDLSMKHRILARDQWTKPEEDISYLSPYIKIACQERLERLKWDE; from the exons ATGGCCGTCAGGAAGGTAGATTGGGTCCAAAAGGTTGTTGAATCTTTTAGACAAACTTTGAGAAACGCTTCTGGGTACAGGAAATATG GGTTGAGAGCTGAAGACACGTTATCAGAGGAAGACCCAGATGTTGCGGAAGGAATCAAAAAATTACCTAAAGAAGAGTATTTACTGCGTTTGGAACGTCTACGTCGAGCAAATGACTTGTCCATGAAGCATCGTATACTTGCCAGAGATCAGTGGACTAAACCTGAAGAA GATATTAGTTATCTTTCACCATATATTAAAATAGCCTGTCAAGAGAGATTAGAAAGACTGAAGTGGGATGAATAA
- the LOC136249617 gene encoding ankyrin repeat and protein kinase domain-containing protein 1-like: MATDGVSKRKEYSELMQEERDKIWKAIELNSVTDIQEALINANIDINCYLTDYNWSPLHLAVELDKLEIVETLLSRGADTEIKSQRLKTPLHVAAEMGHVEVIKLLLSSGANVYALDQNSDSPLHLAVKENKYNIVDFLVAARHIDISQLDMELKEKVEKMMKDNAK; the protein is encoded by the exons ATGGCTACTGATGGAGTTTCGAAAAGGAAGGAATATTCTGAGCTAATGCAA GAAGAACGAGATAAGATATGGAAGGCAATTGAGTTGAACAGTGTGACAGATATACAAGAAGCACTCATTAATGCAAACATTGATATCAATTGCTACTTGACTGAT TATAATTGGTCACCACTACACTTGGCAGTAGAGCTAGACAAGTTGGAGATCGTAGAGACATTGCTATCACGTGGAGCTGATACTGAAATCAAGAGTCAG CGTCTCAAAACACCATTGCACGTGGCAGCAGAGATGGGACATGTTgaagtaataaaattacttTTATCAAGTGGAGCTAATGTTTATGCTCTAGATCAA AATAGTGATAGTCCATTACACCTGGCAGTCAAGGAGAACAAATACAACATTGTTGATTTCCTTGTGGCTGCACGTCACATCGATATTTCACAGCTTGACATG GAACTCAAAGAAAAGGTTGAGAAGATGATGAAAGATAACGCCAAATGA
- the LOC136249618 gene encoding cytochrome b-c1 complex subunit 7-like isoform X2 encodes MAVRKVDWVQKVVESFRQTLRNASGYRKYGLRAEDTLSEEDPDVAEGIKKLPKEEYLLRLERLRRANDLSMKHRILARDQWTKPEEPVKRD; translated from the exons ATGGCCGTCAGGAAGGTAGATTGGGTCCAAAAGGTTGTTGAATCTTTTAGACAAACTTTGAGAAACGCTTCTGGGTACAGGAAATATG GGTTGAGAGCTGAAGACACGTTATCAGAGGAAGACCCAGATGTTGCGGAAGGAATCAAAAAATTACCTAAAGAAGAGTATTTACTGCGTTTGGAACGTCTACGTCGAGCAAATGACTTGTCCATGAAGCATCGTATACTTGCCAGAGATCAGTGGACTAAACCTGAAGAA CCTGTCAAGAGAGATTAG
- the LOC136249611 gene encoding serrate RNA effector molecule homolog isoform X1 — MADSDEEGDGRKSRDKFKRERSDYGDKSRKEISYRDDNPRRRSRDYRGEGSRSDFSPPQKRMRRDNSWDTFGGYEQMARVSPWGSREPPQQQQQPSGNAIMSFKQFLAQQDDNIDDTEAVQKYAEYKKDVKRRQLQLFFDKHKEEEWFRLKYHPIMKTEREAQTMEDFKARHQAFTTLLDLGLVKEVPICVNVLKQVTKVMDSAVILMEGGNTDDLKVLDIEDKQEKPRRTSEVDKIEAEDDKQLEKYDLEATIPEEPEEKVEEDKEEKGDEEQENDQMEETDVKEDDVKDSDVKDNDVKEENDTVEEQKGEAEKKTETNENNDEMEKKNDEMEKNNDEIEKNNDEIEKNNDEMEKKNDEMEKVESPEEKMATEEEALATVAVMEEDGTPQAENDGTLPAENDEKANEDTNTTTTTETETTPAVPAAPRALHLTKSVYIRHISPMVKSSDILEVCQQFPSYLRIAVDGPDVEKGYELRGWVTFSGEANIREIISQLCSIKNSQLTCMANRDLTRRVKHMSSDAYPYHKDVVCNDIQLACQLIKHLDCKHHLFEPDSQDNPLIEEAQNALANAANNSSENKEKSEEGEQEEEEEGSVHDDSDRWPDEGDSLLQVNDCLLWYLRIVHSVDYYGGNMIMQEHRMPHRCGIITARPTKPDIISVQPKEVNTYLDSAKNKVQPHMEQTELLSDQEAADLGKKDVDSEIEKFISDNTKEISKEKYLCPLSGKKFRGPEFVRKHIFNKHASKLEQVKQEVEFFHNYLYDPKRPMPLDSELASEEHQDSNSFHVQPPPDFVPWGSPHMMMFRRGMFPQRGFDMFPFRGRMRRRGGGRGRRMVEYHDLDAPADMEF; from the exons ATGGCGGACAGTGATGAGGAAGGGGACGGGAGGAAGAGCAGGGATAAATTTAAGCGTGAACGAAGTGATTATGGAGACAAGTCTAGGAAAGAGATTTCCTACCGGGATGATAACCCACGCAGAAGGTCGAGAGATTACAGGGGCGAGGGAAGTAGAAGCGATTTTAGCCCACCCCAAAAGAGAATGAGACGTGATAATAGCTG GGATACTTTTGGAGGATACGAGCAAATGGCACGTGTGTCGCCTTGGGGGTCACGTGAACCGCCacagcaacaacagcagcctAGTGG GAACGCTATTATGAGTTTTAAACAGTTTCTGGCTCAACAAGATGATAACATAGACGATACAGAAGCAGTGCAGAAATATGCCGAGTATAAAAAAGATGTCAAGAGGAGACAATTACAATTGTTTTTTGACAAACACAAAGAAGAGGAATG GTTTCGTTTGAAATACCATCCTATTATGAAGACTGAACGTGAAGCACAGACTATGGAAGACTTTAAGGCACGTCATCAAGCCTTCACTACCTTACTGGATCTGGGGCTGGTTAAGGAGGTGCCGATATGTGTGAACGTGTTGAAGCAGGTTACTAAGGTGATGGATTCTG CTGTGATTTTAATGGAAGGTGGGAATACTGATGACTTGAAAGTGTTAGACATAGAGGATAAACAAGAAAAGCCAA GGCGTACCAGTGAAGTCGACAAGATTGAGGCTGAG GATGACAAACAGTTAGAAAAATATGACTTGGAGGCTACAATACCCGAAGAACCTGAAGAGAAAGTTGAAGAAGATAAGGAAGAGAAAGGCGATGAAGAACAAGAAAATGATCAGATGGAAGAAACTGATGTGAAGGAGGATGATGTGAAGGACAGTGATGTGAAAGACAATGATGTGAAGGAAGAAAATGATACAGTTGAAGAGCAAAAGGGTGAAGCTGAGAAGAAAACCGAAACGAATGAGAATAATGATGAGATGGAGAAGAAAAATGATGAGATGGAGAAGAACAATGATGAGATTGAGAAGAACAATGATGAGATTGAGAAGAACAATGATGAGATGGAGAAGAAAAATGATGAGATGGAGAAGGTGGAATCTCCTGAAGAGAAGATGGCAACTGAGGAGGAAGCTCTTGCTACTGTTGCTGTTATGGAGGAGGATGGTACACCACAAGCTGAAAATGATGGTACGCTACCAGCTGAGAATGATGAGAAAGCAAATGAGGACACCAACACCACCACTACCACTGAAACTGAGACAACTCCTGCTGTACCTG ctgctCCCAGGGCACTTCACTTGACAAAATCTGTATACATTCGTCACATATCTCCTATGGTCAAATCATCTGATATCCTAGAG GTGTGCCAGCAGTTTCCTAGTTACCTTAGGATTGCAGTGGATGGACCGGACGTCGAGAAAGG CTATGAGCTTAGAGGCTGGGTCACATTTTCAGGAGAAGCAAACATTCGTGAAATTATTTCTCAGCTCTGTTCA ATAAAGAACAGTCAGTTAACATGTATGGCAAACAGGGATCTCACTAGAAGAGTTAAACATATGAGCAGTGATGCCTATCCATATCACAAGGATGTTGTTTGTAATGATATACAATTGGCTTGCCAGCTGATTAAGCATCTAGATTGTAAGCATCATCTGTTTGAGCCTGATTCCCAG GATAACCCTCTGATTGAAGAAGCCCAGAATGCCCTAGCAAATGCTGCCAACAATAGTAGTGAGAATAAAGAGAAATCAGAAGAAGGTGAACaagaagaagaggaagaagGTAGTGTGCATGACGACAGTGATCGATGGCCTGATGAAGGCGACAGCCTCTTGCAG GTTAACGATTGTCTGCTGTGGTATTTGCGTATCGTACACTCTGTGGATTATTACGGCGGTAACATGATAATGCAAGAACACAGAATGCCACACCGATGCGGTATAATTACAGCCAGGCCTACTAAACCTGATATCATTTCAGTCCAGCCAAAGGAAG TGAACACATACCTGGATAGTGCCAAGAATAAGGTCCAACCACATATGGAGCAAACAGAATTATTGTCTGACCAAGAAGCTGCTGATTTAGGAAAGAAAGATGTTGACAG TGAAATAGAGAAATTTATCAGTGACAATACTAAGGAGATCTCCAAAGAGAAGTATCTATGTCCACTTAGTGGTAAAAAGTTTAGGGGACCAGAGTTTGTTAGAAAACATATATTTAATAAGCACGCTAGTAAACTAGAGCAAGTCAAACAAGAG GTGGAATTTTTCCATAACTATTTGTATGATCCAAAACGACCCATGCCATTAGATTCAGAGCTGGCTTCTGAAGAACATCAAGATAGCAATAGTTTTCATGTACAACCTCCTCCAGACTTCGTACCATGGGGTAGCCCGCATATGATGATGTTTAGGAGAG GGATGTTTCCACAGAGAGGATTTGATATGTTTCCATTCCGAGGCAGAATGCG ACGACGTGGTGGCGGTCGTGGACGAAGGATGGTTGAATATCACGATTTAGATGCACCTGCTGATATGGAGTTTTAA